GATTGCAATAATGCCACCCGATATCATCACGATCCCGAGCACGTGCAACGGGCCGATCGCCTCATGTGCGAAGAGCGCTGCGCCGAGCGTGACGAGCAGCGGCGATGAGCCGCGCGCGATCGGATACGCCTGCGCCAGATCGTTGCGGCGGTACGACCGTACGAGGGTCACGTTGTAGACGATATGCACGAGCCCCGATGCGACGATGTACGGCCACGCTGCGGCGGCCGGCAGCGGTGTGAACAGAATCACGACCGTAGAGACCGCCGCGATGGCGATGCTCATCCACGTCATGGACAGCAAGCGGTCGTCGTTGCCGTGCAGCATCGCGTTCCAGCTCGCGTGGAGCAGTGCGGCAAGGAGGACGAAGCCGCCGGTATAACTGAGCATGCGGGTCCGGGAGAAAGGGGGTAAGCAAGAAGGATATCTATCTTGTGGCTCGCGAACAAACCAGATAAATTGCTGATTCGCGTTAGATAAACTATTTCGAATGAAGCGGATACTGCCTCCACTCAATGCATTGCGTGCCTTCGAGGCGGCAGGCCGGCTAGGCAGCTTCAAGGAAGCGGCCGCGGAATTGCACGTGACTCACGGCGCGGTGAGCCAGCATGTGCGCCTGCTTGAGGAATGGCTGGGCGCACCGTTGTTTGAACGGCACAACCGGCGCGTGGCGCTCACTGCAGCGGCGAAGGCCTACCTGGAGGAAATCGGCCCCTTGTTTGAGCAGCTCTCGCAGGCAACCGCCAGATATGGTGTCTCCGCAACGGTCTCCCGGACGCTGTTCGTGAACGCACCCGCAACGTTCACATTGCGCTGGTTGGTGCCGAGACTGGCGAAATTCCGTGCCGAGCATGTCGACGTGGACGTCAGGGTGGAAACGTCGAACGAGCCGGTGGAGAGTCTGAAAGATATCTATGACGTCATCATCCGGGGCGGTCCGGACACGTTCTATGGCTATTCAATGCAACCTTTCTTGTCCGAGGAGAGACTCCCGGTCTGCAGTCCGTCACTCTTGCAACGACTGCCGCTTCGGGTGCCAGACGATCTGCGGCAGCATACGTTGCTGCACACGTCGAGTCTGCCGCGACTCTGGCCGGAGTGGCTGGCGAGGGCACAGATTTCTGCACTCCGGCCGGCTGCCACTCTGACCTTCGATCACTTCTATCTGACGTTGCAGGCTGCCATAGATGGCATAGGCATCGCGATGGGACCGACTGCGCTTGTATCAGACGACCTTGCTGTTGGCCGGCTTGTCGCGCCGTTCGCCGGCCCTCGTCTACCGTCGCGGAGCTATTGCACTTACGTTCCGGACGGGAGATCTGCAGATGACGTGATCGTGCTGTTCCGCTCATGGCTCGAGCGCGAGGGGATGCGTTCACGAACGGAGACGGCCCCTCA
Above is a window of Caballeronia sp. SBC1 DNA encoding:
- the gcvA gene encoding transcriptional regulator GcvA, which gives rise to MKRILPPLNALRAFEAAGRLGSFKEAAAELHVTHGAVSQHVRLLEEWLGAPLFERHNRRVALTAAAKAYLEEIGPLFEQLSQATARYGVSATVSRTLFVNAPATFTLRWLVPRLAKFRAEHVDVDVRVETSNEPVESLKDIYDVIIRGGPDTFYGYSMQPFLSEERLPVCSPSLLQRLPLRVPDDLRQHTLLHTSSLPRLWPEWLARAQISALRPAATLTFDHFYLTLQAAIDGIGIAMGPTALVSDDLAVGRLVAPFAGPRLPSRSYCTYVPDGRSADDVIVLFRSWLEREGMRSRTETAPQM